One segment of Thermosipho atlanticus DSM 15807 DNA contains the following:
- the panC gene encoding pantoate--beta-alanine ligase: protein MKTVTNINEMKTIVNNLYKKKSIGFVPTMGYLHEGHLSLIKYAKKENDVVVVSIFVNPTQFGPNEDYNNYPRNLERDLKLLEDLEVDYAFVPDVSEMYPSDFSTFVEETELSKYLCGASRPGHFRGVCTVVTKLFNIVKPTRAYFGQKDAQQFRVLRRMVRDLNMDVEMIELPIVREEDGLAMSSRNIYLTPEQRKAATRLYKSLLKAKELIEMGIKDASKVKNEMKKILDHPLLKIDYIEIVDEQTLKPVEKIENKVIVALAVFVGRARLIDNIII, encoded by the coding sequence ATGAAAACGGTCACGAACATTAATGAAATGAAAACAATTGTGAACAATTTGTACAAAAAAAAATCGATTGGCTTTGTCCCGACAATGGGTTATTTGCATGAAGGTCATTTGTCCCTTATAAAGTATGCAAAGAAAGAAAATGATGTAGTAGTTGTAAGTATTTTTGTTAATCCAACACAATTTGGGCCTAATGAAGATTACAACAATTATCCAAGAAATTTGGAGAGGGATTTAAAACTTTTAGAAGATTTAGAAGTGGATTATGCCTTTGTTCCAGATGTTAGTGAAATGTACCCTTCTGATTTTTCTACTTTTGTTGAAGAAACAGAACTTTCTAAATATCTATGTGGTGCCTCAAGACCCGGACACTTTAGAGGAGTATGTACTGTGGTCACAAAGTTGTTTAATATTGTAAAACCGACGAGAGCATATTTTGGCCAAAAGGATGCTCAGCAATTTAGGGTTTTAAGACGAATGGTTAGAGATTTGAATATGGATGTTGAAATGATTGAGTTACCAATTGTTAGGGAAGAAGATGGTTTGGCCATGTCTTCACGTAATATTTATCTTACACCCGAACAAAGAAAAGCAGCAACGAGATTGTACAAATCTTTACTTAAAGCAAAAGAATTAATTGAAATGGGAATAAAAGATGCTTCAAAAGTAAAAAACGAGATGAAGAAGATTTTAGACCATCCGTTGCTGAAAATTGATTATATTGAAATAGTGGATGAACAAACTTTAAAACCTGTAGAAAAAATAGAAAATAAAGTGATTGTTGCTCTAGCTGTTTTTGTTGGTAGAGCAAGACTAATAGATAATATTATTATTTAA